One region of Erythrolamprus reginae isolate rEryReg1 chromosome 8, rEryReg1.hap1, whole genome shotgun sequence genomic DNA includes:
- the LOC139170924 gene encoding discoidin domain-containing receptor 2-like, with amino-acid sequence MFCLSLLLLAGFSTCSGSEVNPAICRYPLGMYEGTIRDEDITASSQWYDSTGPQYARLLREEGDGAWCPAGLLEPEDVQFLQIDLHKLYFITLVGTQGRHARATGKEFARAYRINYSRNGERWLAWKDRQNRQVIQGNTDTYEVVLKDLRPPVIARYIRVIPVTEQPMTVCMRVELYGCVWSDGLESYSMPEGETMMDFGNPIVYLNDSIYDGHQERKFLQGGLGQLTDGVLGLDDFTKSHQYRVWPGYDYIGWRNDSFRNGAVEMEFQFDHQRNFTSMKVHCNNMFSRGVKIFERVECLFKPQGAAEWDPQPVGLDTVLDDKNPSARFVTVPLNHHIGKAIRCHFYFADTWMMISEVSFQSVNMDTPDPVLVTSAWSPITESFSPSETPNTTQEALGNTVPASVSPRVEQKAEGSNSSSLISCLVAIILLLLVVIIAILWRQYAQKRRETAPRRILEEDATVRLSFYSSRIVNGQTQIHQTNPTYERVFPLDLEYHQPLTLLQKLPELSQSAEDSACSGDYAEPDVTKCTPHQGFQNNVPHYAETDIVNLQGVTGNNTYSVPAITVDSLTKKDISIAEFPRHQLQFKEKLGEGQFGEVHLCEAVGLPEFLGRASPESSSRTILVAVKMLRADVTKTARNDFLKEIKIMSRLNDPNIIRLLGVCVKDDPLCMITEYMENGDLHQFLLQRQSRSTFTRSSNVPCVSNLHLLLMATQIASGMKYLASLNFVHRDLATRNCLVGNNYTIKIADFGMSRNLYSGDYYRIQGRAVLPIRWMAWESILLGKFTTASDVWAFGVTLWEMYTLCKEQPYSWLSDEEVIENTGEFFRDQGRQAYLSQPPLCSNPVFSLMMKCWSRDIKDRPAFDAIHLFLIEQMDGSIGPL; translated from the exons ATGTTCTGCTTATCTCTTCTGCTCTTGGCTGGATTTTCAACATGTTCGGGGTCTGAAGTCAATCCAG CAATTTGTCGGTACCCTTTGGGGATGTACGAAGGAACCATCAGAGACGAAGACATTACTGCTTCCAGTCAGTGGTATGATTCAACTGGACCCCAGTATGCCCG TTTGCTCAGGGAAGAGGGCGATGGAGCCTGGTGCCCGGCGGGACTCCTGGAACCGGAAGATGTGCAGTTTCTTCAGATCGACCTTCACAAACTCTACTTCATCACCTTGGTGGGGACCCAAGGCCGCCACGCCCGAGCCACGGGGAAGGAGTTCGCCCGCGCCTATCGGATCAATTACAGCCGCAACGGCGAACGGTGGCTCGCTTGGAAGGATCGCCAAAACAGGCAG GTGATCCAAGGCAACACAGACACCTACGAGGTCGTGTTGAAAGATCTTCGCCCACCTGTCATCGCCCGCTACATCCGTGTCATTCCAGTGACGGAGCAGCCCATGACCGTCTGCATGAGAGTGGAACTCTACGGTTGCGTCTGGTCTG ATGGCTTGGAGTCCTACAGCATGCCCGAAGGAGAAACCATGATGGATTTTGGCAATCCTATCGTTTATCTAAACGACTCAATCTACGACGGTCACCAGGAACGAAA GTTCCTCCAGGGTGGGCTGGGCCAGCTTACAGATGGTGTTCTGGGACTGGACGATTTCACCAAGAGCCACCAATACCGCGTGTGGCCGGGCTACGATTACATCGGCTGGCGGAATGACAGCTTCCGGAATGGCGCTGTGGAGATGGAGTTCCAGTTTGATCACCAGAGGAACTTCACCTCCATGAAG GTCCATTGCAACAACATGTTTTCCAGAGGGGTGAAGATCTTCGAGAGGGTGGAGTGTCTCTTCAAGCCACAGGGGGCCGCCGAGTGGGACCCTCAGCCTGTGGGACTGGACACCGTTTTGGATGACAAGAATCCCAGCGCCCGATTCGTCACCGTTCCCTTGAACCACCACATTGGCAAAGCCATTCGTTGCCATTTCTACTTCGCCGATACCTGGATGATGATCAGCGAGGTCTCTTTTCAATCCG TCAATATGGATACTCCTGATCCAGTCCTGGTTACTTCTGCCTGGAGTCCCATCACAGAGTCGTTTTCACCATCAGAGACACCCAATACTACACAGGAAGCTTTGG GCAACACCGTCCCGGCGTCCGTCAGTCCCAGGGTCGAGCAGAAGGCTGAGGGCTCCAACTCTTCCAGTCTCATCAGCTGTCTGGTGGCCATCATCCTTCTCCTTTTGGTCGTCATCATCGCCATCCTGTGGAGACAGTATGCTCAAAAGCGTCGGGAGACG GCTCCCCGGCGAATCCTGGAAGAAGACGCCACGGTCCGTCTCTCCTTCTACAGCTCCAGAATTGTCAATGGCCAGACACAGATCCACCAGACCAACCCCACTTACGAGAGGGTCTTCCCCTTGGATCTGGAATACCACCAGCCGCTCACTCTCCTCCAGAAACTGCCAGAGTTATCTCAAAGCGCCGAAGATTCGG CCTGCAGTGGTGATTATGCGGAGCCCGACGTCACAAAGTGCACCCCGCACCAAGGATTCCAGAATAACGTTCCCCATTACGCCGAGACGGACATCGTTAACTTGCAAGGGGTGACTGGAAACAATACATACTCCGTGCCGGCCATCACTGTTGATTCGTTGACCAAGAAGGACATCTCCATCGCTGAGTTTCCCCGGCACCAGTTGCAGTTCAAGGAGAAGTTGGGAGAAGGACAATTTGGCGAG GTCCACCTTTGTGAAGCTGTTGGTCTTCCTGAATTCTTGGGCCGTGCTTCTCCAGAAAGTTCCAGCCGGACAATTTTGGTGGCTGTGAAAATGTTGAGAGCTGATGTCACCAAGACAGCCAG GAATGATTTCCTAAAAGAGATCAAGATCATGTCTCGGCTGAACGACCCAAATATCATCCGTTTGTTGGGGGTGTGCGTGAAGGATGATCCGCTCTGCATGATCACCGAATACATGGAAAACGGGGACCTTCATCAATTCCTCCTGCAACGGCAGAGTAGAAGCACTTTCACACGCTCCAGCAATGTTCCTTGTGTCAG cAACCTCCATCTCTTACTCATGGCAACTCAGATTGCTTCCGGCATGAAATACTTGGCGTCCCTCAACTTCGTCCACCGGGATTTGGCCACACGCAATTGCTTGGTTGGAAATAACTACACCATCAAGATTGCCGATTTTGGCATGAGCAGGAATCTGTACAGCGGCGATTATTACCGGATACAGGGCAGGGCTGTGTTACCGATCCGTTGGATGGCCTGGGAGAGCATTCTGTTG GGAAAGTTCACCACCGCCAGTGACGTGTGGGCCTTTGGTGTGACATTGTGGGAGATGTACACCTTATGCAAAGAGCAGCCCTATAGTTGGCTTTCCGATGAAGAGGTCATTGAGAATACGGGGGAATTCTTCCGAGATCAAGGCCGACAG